The Cucurbita pepo subsp. pepo cultivar mu-cu-16 chromosome LG15, ASM280686v2, whole genome shotgun sequence genome contains the following window.
tttaactactaaccgagccttaaacctccttctgccatctggttcaaccttgattttgaacacccatttgttcaacagagctctctttcctgtaggcaactcagtcagcacccacgtattattcctttcaagtgagctcatctcatcatccatggcttgctcccacttagttgaatcttccacttgtagggcctcatcaaaggactctggttctccttcgtcagtcagcaacagatagtgtaatgaggttgaatatctgtctggtgctctggtagttctggatgatcttctcaacacctgttcaggtgcaacttgctccacgtctggttcttcagcaataggatcagccacgtctggttcttcagcaataggatcaggagtttcttgagcttctgttgtaccatcactgtgtgaattttcttgccactcaaattcaactcccacttgcttcgtagtctcagagtttatcttctctctgtccttgtacatgacattttcatcaaaggtcacatcacagtgtcttaggatcttcatatttttctcatcccaaaacctatacccgaacatgtcagagccatagcctatgaagtagcatttcacagccttagcatcaagcttatctctcttctctggatcaacatgaacatatgcagtacagccaaaggttctcaagtgagagtacttgagttcttttcctgtccatacttcttcgggcaatttgaacttcaagggtactgacggccctctattaatcaaatatgctgctgtgttcacagcatcagcccagaatgcctttggcaatccagaatgaatcctcatgcttcttgctcgctcattcaaggttctgttcatcctttctgcaataccattttgtcttgccttaccgggaattgttcttattaatctaattccctcagctgcacaaaatgttataaactctgatttgttgtactctcctccattgtcagacctcaggcatttgatcttcaagccggtctgattttcaacttcagctttccacttcttgaaggtggtaaacacatctgacttatgtttcagaaagtaaacccataccttcctgctgaagtcatcgatgaaggtgacgtagtaccttgatccaccaagtgatgaaactggagatggtccccagacgtctgtatggaccatttccaaccgcactttcttcggttctctggcagcctttgtgaaactaactcgtttctgtttgcccataacgcagctctcacaaagacccatatcaacagattttaagccttctaaagctcctttcgcagtgagcatcttcattcctttgacgctcatatgtccaagtctattgtgccatagacttgaattggaagcactctcagcagcagcagtcatgtttatacactctgcagtagtgtataaggttccagattttgtgccacgcgcaacaaccatggcccccttcacaatcttccaggaactctttccaaactctgctgcatagcctgtgctatccaactgaccaatagagatcaggttcttcttgagaccaggaatgtatctgacatcttgtaatgtccattgatttcctgctggagtttgtatggagacatctccctttccttcaatctccaaggttttattgtcggcaagatacaccttcccgaaatttcctgatttgaaatttcgaaacaattccttacttggagacgaatggaacgatgcacctgaatccaaaatccaggattcagctgggctatccacactaaggattaaaacgtcctcagcatcttctgttgtgtatatagaatcatcatcatcttcagatttatgattctgcttcttctttagctttgtacaatctgtccgaaagtgtccttttcccccacagctccaacacgttacgttgggtttgtttggagattttccccggttctttgattttgaacgcccatgtttgtttgagctctttgatttgcttcttccccttcgatcaacactgagagcattgcctgatgaatctccagtttcccgtttgcgaatactttcgctgagaactacatctcgaatttcatcaaacttcagtttatcagatcctcgggaactgctgattgcggcaacaacagtatcccatgactcgggtaaggatgacatcaaaatcaacgctttaatttcatcttcgaaattaatttccaccgaacccagttgacttatgatcatattgaattcatttatatgatccgcaacacgtccaccttcagacatctgtagattgaacaatctacgcatcaaatacaccttgttcatagccgacggtttttcatacatatttgacagcgccttcatcagatctgacgttgtcttctccttgatgatgttaaacgccacgtttctggatagcgtcaaccggatcatccctaaggcttgtcgatccttgagcttccactgttccgtggtcatggtatccggcttcacccccaacagaggttcgtgaagatctttctggtacagataatcttcaatctgcatcttccagaaaccgaaatcggatccatcgaacttctcaattccaatctttgaactttccatcttcacagatcgtggtgaattttgccttgctctgataccagttgttaggatcgataccagttgttaggatcgcacaacaacgcacacgctcgatctagatgaacacaaagagaaggatagagagaagttgcaaggagaactctggctaaaaggattttttattgatgacttcaggcatgtacaacaagagagtacagagaatagaaaagtacatttaagagctttactggacgggatatatatatggttcagtctactaaatatagctttaccagatttaaccatctactatatatagctatgtaccatatatagctttaccggatatagccattgaccaagctataaatacagggagcagactccataactcaacacgCTGTGTGTGATAGAATTGGAGTGACGGAGGGATGTCGACTTGAAAGTTTTCAGAATCAAGTTCTTCGTAAAGGGTGTGAGAATCTTGGTTTGAAGGTCGATTCGGTTCCGAGAAATTCCTCAAAAGATCATTATTGTGGCTCTTGTTGTTATGGTTGTAGGGTTGGTGACAAGAAAGGGACTGATTCTACTTGGCTGGTTGATGCTGTTGAATCTGGTGCAGTGATCCTCACAGGCTGCCGAGCTGACAAGCTCGTTTTGGAGAACACGAACAACACAAGTCGAAACAAGCGATGCTTAGGAGTGATAGCAACTCCGCTGAGCAAAAACGTCACGAAAAAGCTTTATATTGAAGCAAAAGCGACAATCTCGGCTTGTGGTTCTCTCCTAACACCTCCTCTACTGATTGCAAGCGGACTACGTAACAAAAACATAGGCAACAATCTTCATTTGCACCCGGTTATTCTAGCTTGGGGATACTTCCCCGAACAACTATCCGATTTCACGGGTAAAATATACGAGGGAGGGCTCATTACTTCGCTCCACAACGTAGTCTCACAAGATTCCAATAGCCATGCCATAATCCAAACCCCTGCACTTGGACCAGCCTCATTTGCTGCCATGTTTCCATGGACGTCCGGGCGTGATATGAAAGACGCAATGGTAAAATACGCTCGAACCGCTCACCTTTTTGCTTTGGTAAGAGACAAAGGTGCAGGAGAAATAAAGGGAAAGGCTAACGTAAAGTATCGACTCGACCAAACCGATAAAGAGAATCTAAGAATCGGTTTAAGACAGGCATTGAGAATCTTGATTGCAGCAGGAGCAACTGAGGTGGGGACCTATAGAAGCGATGGCCAGAGATTCCGATTTCACGGGACAAACAAGGAAGACTTGGAGGAGTTCCTCGACTCGGTCGAGGCAGCCGGGGGACCGTTCTCGAGGGAAAAGTACTGGAACATTTACTGCTCGGCACATCAGATGAGCAGCTGCAGGATGGGCAGCACAGAGGAAGAAGGAGCAGTGGATGAGAATGGTGAAAGTTGGGAAGCAAAAAGCTTATTTGTATGTGATGGAAGTGTGCTGCCAACTGCAGTTGGAGTGAATCCAATGATCACAATTCAATCCACAGCTTATTGCATCTCAAAGAAACTTGCAGAGTGTTTGAAGTAAGAAGAAAACTTTCAATGTGTTCCTCCTAGTTCTTAAGATGTAAAATAGCTGAGAGTcgaataaattttaagttaaaataacGTTCTAGTCCTTGTACAATgaattttattccattttagtCCTCGTACTTccaagaaattttaaaattatgtaaatatattaagttccttttttaaaaaaattgaaaataaacttaCCGCaactatttttaagatttatagAAGATACGAGGactaaatttaaacatttgaaAGTATAGAGACTAAAATAGAATGAATCTCGAAgtatttttgtgagatcccacattggtggagagtggaacgaaatATTCATTACCtatccctaacagacgcgttttaaaattgtgaaggtGACGGCGACATGTAACGGGCTAGAGCGGACAATAACTGATAGCAGTGTATTttgactgttataaatggtataagagtttggacactaggcgatgtgtCAACATGGATGCTAGACCCCCAacgagggtggattgtgagatcccacatcggttagagaggggaatgaaacgttccttataagggtgtagaaacttctccctaacagacgtgttttaaaatcgtgaaactGACGGCGAcacgtaacaggctaaagtggacaatatgtgctagcagtgtgtttggactattacaaatggtatcaaagccagacaccgggcagtgtgccagtgaggacgttggcccctaaggagggtggattgtgagatcccacatcagttagagaggagaatgaaatgttccttataagggtgtggaataACATACACGTCCTAAATTTGTGAAGTTGACAGGGAcacgtaacaggctaaagcggataatatctgccaGTGATGTgctttgactgttacaaatagtatcacagctagacaccaggcagtatgccagcaaggacgttgggccctcaaTAAGGGTAGATTgtagatctcacatcggttagaaaggggaatgaaacgttccttataagggtgtggaaacctctccctaacagtcgcattttaaaaccgtgaaactGATATGGATACATAAcaggctaaagcggacaatatgggaagaagaaaaaataacgGTTATCCTAAAGTGAACCTCCATCTTAAAGGGAATAAGTATATGTCAATTACCGTTGAGCTCACTTCCGCCTCTAAGTTTTTTAGTTACAACCGCTCAGTTAATAATGACGACAAGTGAAATTATTCAAGATATACAAATTTGAGCTCTTGGAACAGACAAATAGCAGTTCACAGGAGACCAAAGAAAAACATCTATTGAGTTCAGATTCTACTGCCATCACAAATCTATCTTTAAGCTAAAGAATGCATAAAAGATTCTCAGAAAATGAACGTACTTGTTTTGAAGTTCTCGCCTGAAAACGACCATATGTACGTGTGAGAACGTATATGAATCCTCTGTACGTCTATCCGAACAGGACTTCGAGCTCAAAACGGTCGAGCCAAAGCTTTGTCATTGATCCATAACGGCTTCTTTGCTTTGTAATAGAAAAATGCAATCATCTGAACCAGTTCATCCGCCGTCCGAAAGTCTGCAAAAGAATGTAACGAGAGGCACACGCATTGGTTCGGGTTTAGAAGAAACATTCACACAAACTGAAATGGATTATAGCAAGAAAGAAATGCAAACCTTTTTCCCGGTATAGGACCTTGTTtcctcttaaaaataaaatttgaggaCATTCTCTAACTTTCAGAGCGTAGGCTAGATCTCTCTCGATATTGATGTCGATTTTAACCGACTGCATTACAAGTTTAACGAGACTAGAATAAACAGATGCCAGGTAAAACAGTCATGGGGGGGTAGATCTCGATTCAGCTACTCGGGCAAATCTCGAGGAATCAAACAGATAAAAAAACACGAAACTTAGCTCATACCCGGGGTGGTAATCGATCTTTTGCGTTCCAGTACACTTGTAGTGCTTTCTCGAGTTCTTTCAAAGTCTTCCAATTATCAGTTGCCCTGTGAACAGAAAAATCAATTCATCGTATCAGTATCGGTGGTTTCAATATACTGTCGATGCGTTATAGCCCGAAAAATTCGCACAAAGTTCGAAAGGTAGAAGAAGAGAACCTGTTATATCTTTcgaaaacaagaacaacaagtGGACTAGGATGAAAAGCAAAGCTCTCCCACTCCAAACAGTTGATTTCCTGCACCCAATTGTCATCAATTTCCCCTTCCCAGTCAATTTCGACACCATCATCCCCAACTACGTTCTTGATCGGGTGCTGTTCAAAGTACTCCGATGCTCGAACTCCCCATCCCACATCGGCATCTAAAGGCCAATTTGGATCTTCTTCCTCCACcactatcttcttcttcttcttattccaTCCAGTTCCATCACTTTTTTCTAGCTCCTCTTCTTCGTCCTCGTCCTCTTCATCGTCACTACTTTCAGATTCAACCTCGTCGTCAACCTTTTCCTTGAacatattttccttattttccaTTACTTCTGCATTTTGCTGTCGTATTGATGCGAATGTTTGTTCAAGTGTGTTACGAACATAATCTTCAAGAGCTGCAGCTTCACTTCTACGACCACGTCGAGGCTTCCTTGGGATTGTTGTCGGGAAAATCCtatcatcattttcttcctccttttcAGAAGCCTTGCTTTTCCTACTGCGACTTCTCGACTTTGGTTTCACTTTAGAATCAGCACTAGGCTGAGAATCCTGTTCTGAACTCGATTTTGACGAAACAACAAGGCAAGGAAGTTTTCGGCTGTGACTAAAGTGTACAAGATTCGGCAAAATACTGACTGAATGAAATCTAGAATAACGAGACGGCTTAAAAGTCTGATACTCAATTGGAACGGTTAAGGATCGATGCAGAGTAGAAGCATTATAAACTGTATATTGAGGTGAAACCGACATCGAGACGGAAGGGGCTTGGAGAAACATCATTTTCTCAGTTTCCAAACGGCATAGACTGAAACCTGTTAAGAACAGAAAGGAGCAAGAGGAGCTTGGACGTCGGGAATGCAGATGAGACCGAAATCCATAACAAAACTAAACACAAACAAAGGCGCTCATGCCCCAATACTCTGCAGTTAGACCTCGACTTAACTGAATATCTCAACTAGGTCTCCTCGTAAGCTTACACGCCGACTTTATGTCAATACCTAACCAtagaaacaaatttaattttacaaacCATTGTCATAAATCGATTTTCCACAATCATCAAAACATACCTAATTTGTTCCCTTGTATGAGTTTCAGGCTTTACTGTAATAAAACAGACAAAAAAACCCAGCTAAAGCTATGCCTGGGAGTACATTTCTACCATAGTAGAAGTACTTTTAGGTGGTTAAAAGcactttcaaattcaaatatttacaaattcaGAAACACTTCTCAAAACACGTAGGGTTGTCGGATTCAATCCTCTAACATCTTGGTCGAAGACATATGCCTAAACGAGTTAAGTTGTGCTCGAGCAGGGGAGCTCTCATTACCTTCCCACCATACACTCCTACACCAATTTCTTGTCGTAACAAAAGCGGAAACAAGATCGATCACATTCACACACccacaaacagaaattaaacaaagagacacaaagatttacgggttcagagagaagaaattcccCTACATCCACGGGTGGCGACCAATCTCAATaatcaaagtgtttacaaAGTGTATATCTCACACTCTCACACAACAAAGTCTGACTCAACAAAGTTCCTCCCAAATGTCACTAggtaaatacaaaatgacaatcAATCTTATGCCTCTCAACTGTTCTAGACAACCATTTATATAGGCATAGAAGCATTAATGTCATACATGAATCAAGATGGTTCATGTATCAAAATGGGAGATGAACCAAAAGTGGGTGATGAACCAAATGAATGAGAgatgaaccaaataaattcCAATACATGCATAGGAAAAGGAAATGCACCAAAAAATGTTCACGAATCTCTGAGTTTACAGTGTTTGAAAGAGattgttcaagaataaatgaattagctgctTTATAATCGAGCTACTTACTCTCGAACCTAGTTAGAAACTCTTAGTTTACCATACTCTCATCTTCTCTCCGGCAAAGAAATGACATATAATCACAGTACCTCATCTCAACAGCTTCCATTTGATATTGAGAAAGCGACAGGCCCCAATGAACTCTCTAATAGTGCCCTGAGGGGCTGAAGAGTCGAGTAACCACATATCGTCTAAGATAGAATGGAACTGTCTTTGATTGAGACAACTGACTGATATATAGAAAGTGTTCCGCTAGATGAACGAGACTAAACTACTCTCCCAAGACTCATGAACGAACGAGACTAAAATACTCTCCCACGATTCATGAACTTATTCTTCGTGACAATTTATAACATTTCTTTGAACAAACTTCTCTACGGCATAGATTTTCTCTCAATATTCTCTCTTTACACACACATTCTCTCGCTAACTTCATATGTATGCATCGAATTAGTACACAAAGAAAGAGGCACAGGCTTAAATATGAAGAGAAATCCATTAAAACTAAGCAGAAAACACTTCAAACGGCAGCAAAAACAAGACCCAAGGGATCATTGGAAGCAAATAATTGAATCTCAATTCCACTTCCTCCTTCCTTCAGACCTAGAAGATGGCATTTCAAAACACTTAcgtacaaaaagaaaatggaagataatCAAATCCGATAATACAGGCATAAGAACAGTAAAGTAGTGGAAATTTGAGCAAGTTTCGAAGCGATTTTCAACATACTGTTACTGTGAGCCAGCTGAAAGCAGGGAAATCGCTCTGTCTGAAGATATTTGGAGCTTCCCCGGTCCAGATTTTCGAGCTATTACGAACTCCCAAGCGCGCCTGGAGGGAAGAATAGATATCAAAGATACTGGGGTTTATGGGATGATAAGCGCTTCAATTGAgggtttataaacccatgtcCAAATCCTCTCGCTCTCCATGGAAAGGATAAAACCCAggtaaaatagtaaatagtaTCAACTTTAAGGGCAGTTTCTGATGatcatgaaaaaatatatttaaaaatcaaataatttgagtgttgcatttaaaaaaaaatagtattaataaaataataatataccttacattttaatttaattttaattccttaataaatatattataaatagcATTTaagttttagggtttttagtttatttagccattaatattaataattatttttaaataattaattacatatattatagctcaaaaaaataaatacatatagtGATGTAAATGataatatgataataatagtaaattaaaattgaaatgaaaaaaaaaaaacctatataatataataattaagcgtcgtcaatttaattttacagtgatacatatttaaaaagaaatattatctatttaatatatttgtcacaatcgcactgttggtggcagcggacttgcgattgtgcggcactcacttttcAACAACAAGTGAgcaagccaatttgttcttgcgtcgcttACGGTCAAACGacatatgctcgagcctctggcctcgatttaagagaaggttttagaaaacgaaggcagtgagagattttttaaagagacgttaaagcaagcaagagagtaacaacaacggctcagtatatatatatatatatataaaagtttattaatgattaacattctttttaatataattcataattgtaataatcttttttatttatttatttggtcgAATTATTAAAGTATAatattgatgtgggacccaccTACCTATTTTTCAAcacatttaatataaattaataattataatatttaaacgaAAGTATAAAggtattatatttcatttttataaagcCATAGACTTTCCACGACTTActtaaaatactttatttttaaatttaatattaattccgTATGATATTCAAACGTTGATATTTAAATCGAAAGTACATTTTtatataagttttaaaatatatatatattttttaaagtttcataaataataaaaataattatattaaataaatatcaatttttcaatttttttaaagaaaaaaataatcaatgtAAAGTATTTATTgatctttttaataattaataaaatttgtaaatggagaaaaaaaaaattaccttttgAGATGACATCtaattgtaaataaattaatattttgaagtaaaaattggaagaacttataataaaaggaataatatttacaccaaaattaatttccacgtcggattttccaattttcttttaaaatttagaaaaagaaaataatttaattatgtcttaaaacttttaattttatcaaattataccTTAAACTTAAACAAGCGTTACAATTTTTACTATATGTTCGGCTTTCATTAATTATACCTTTgggttgttttatttttttaattttttttataaaaatcatatttatccccgatacatgttacattaatagctaaaatctcataaaactcaaatatcaaacattcacaagtcacaacGTATCACCAACATAGTAACAAACgtcaaaatattcttaatcttcgtaataatattaaaagtaatgTTTGGTAGGATTGAGTTAGATTGTAATCTTATTTTCGGATTGGTCGAgttgacccaacaaaaaaaatgtcaacccatgAAGACACACcgttgatttagttttttttttttttttcaaaatttcaatatcgaaaaaaaaaatctaacccaattaAGCTGATCAAATTATCGAATCATATAAACactcatattttaaaataaaataaagctaCAAATAACAAGTTCCACTTGTTAGACGATGAAAGTCCGACAtctgctaatttaggaaaatgatcatgagtttataatcaacaaatactctctccatgggtgtgaggtcttttggggaagcctaaagcaaagcagagcttatactcaaagtagacaatatcatactagtGTGGAGAGTCGAgttttggggaagcctaaagcaaagcagagcttatactcaaagtagacaatatcatactattgtggagagtcgagttttggggaagcctaaagcaaagcagagtttatactcaaagtagacaatatcatactattgtggagggtcgagttttggggaagcctaaagcaaaacagagtttatactcaaagtagacaatatcatactattgtggagggtcgagttttggggaagcctaaagcaaagcagagcttatactcaaagtagacaatatcatactagtGTGGAGAGTCGAgttttggggaagcctaaagcaaagcagagcttatactcaaagtagacaatatcatactattgtggagagtcgagttttggggaagcctaaagcaaagcagagcttatactcaaagtagacaatatcatactagtGTGGAGAGTCGAgttttggggaagcctaaagcaaagcagagcttatactcaaagtagacaatatcatactattgtggagagtcgagttttggggaagcctaaagcaaagcagagcttatactcaaagtagacaatatcatactattgtggagagtcgagttttggggaagcctaaagcaaaacagagtttatactcaaagtagacaatatcatactattgtggagggtcgagttttggggaagcctaaagcaaagcagagcttatacttaaagtagagaatatcatactattgtggagagtcgggTTTGTCTAACACCACTAACCCACAAATTaaacatgaaataattttatttaaaaaaaacatataaatttcAACATAAAAACGTGAATTCGcgaagaataataaataaataaatatttaaaaaaagaattaaaaaagaagaaaagaaaaaaagagaaaaaaacagtCTCTGACAATCTCTGACAGAACAGTGAAAAACGGTTTACCGCCGGCGCGTAATGAGTGCCACGTGGCAAAGATAATCCTCAGGCCACGTGGTAACTTTGGAAGGTGGGACCCAAACGCTCCATTTTGGCTCAATAAAAAATTCCCTCAAATTCTAAGCCCCCAAAAGGCCAAAGATCGTCGTCTCTAGGATTCTGTTttcctccttctttttttttttttttctctttttctttttcttttcttcatttggtTCCTTGTGTTCATCCGAAAGCAAATCTCAGAATCGTCCACTAAAAGCAGCAATAAAGTAAAAGATTGTTCAAGCTTTCATCTGCTTTATTGCGTTGCtgttcttgattttcaaaACGATTCAAAGCAGGtcttgattgattgatttgttGAACAGAAGAATTCAAGTCCATGGGTATTGCTGTTTCTGGATTTTCCCTTCCCTCgctctccttttacttttgGCGAAATAAAAGGTGTTTGTTCATACTCTTTACCTTTGCTTCTACTGATTTTTTACTTGCTTCAGTTGCTTGCTTCTTTGTACTGtattgattttcaatttttcatcaCCAATTCTTCggttgtttttggttttcgTTGATGGATTTTGCTTGAACGAGATTGAGTTCGACTGTAACGGCTTGATTCTTAAGCTTTTCGTCGAGTTCAAGAACGACATGTTTGGggatttcaaaattaatgacTCGATTTCTTTGTCGCTTGAAGCGATTTTACTATCTAGAATTCATCCTTGTTGTTTTTCGACTTTTGATCTGGAATTCATAGACATTGATGAGATATTTGTGTTTGTGGCTCAGTGAATAGATTTAGGAGAAATTTATGAAGGTTATGTTTGTGTGGATGAAGATTTTTGGGTGCAGTCAAACAATATGAAGAGCGCCGTTAAGATAAGAAGGGGGAGGGGC
Protein-coding sequences here:
- the LOC111776360 gene encoding thioredoxin-like fold domain-containing protein MRL7, chloroplastic, coding for MMFLQAPSVSMSVSPQYTVYNASTLHRSLTVPIEYQTFKPSRYSRFHSVSILPNLVHFSHSRKLPCLVVSSKSSSEQDSQPSADSKVKPKSRSRSRKSKASEKEEENDDRIFPTTIPRKPRRGRRSEAAALEDYVRNTLEQTFASIRQQNAEVMENKENMFKEKVDDEVESESSDDEEDEDEEEELEKSDGTGWNKKKKKIVVEEEDPNWPLDADVGWGVRASEYFEQHPIKNVVGDDGVEIDWEGEIDDNWVQEINCLEWESFAFHPSPLVVLVFERYNRATDNWKTLKELEKALQVYWNAKDRLPPRSVKIDINIERDLAYALKVRECPQILFLRGNKVLYREKDFRTADELVQMIAFFYYKAKKPLWINDKALARPF
- the LOC111811243 gene encoding long-chain-alcohol oxidase FAO2-like, which translates into the protein MAKMEDREVRSHPLLRRRRTELSHGFSSSQMEAMAAFCEAIIPPLPLVKEDPLHQSLLAFYEASASQAPIPDEVAALLVDRANPKAVFLVKLVLRLLSFRIGTLLLCGYLCFDWRWPFVLKFSEISLEKREQILKDWSVAHQRYTVLLRMVFMIIKMFCCFKFFSRIDGESKNIAWEAMGYRVDTRKRLNDTRKERPLERGLIETGKEHDSTLLRSLSMKGLAVTEDQKHGSTYTIKCDVVIVGSGCGGGVAAAILAKSGLKVVVLEKGNYFVPEDYSSLEGPSMDELYETGGLKSTLDGKVMLLAGTTVGGGSAINWSASIRTPKPVLEEWSTIHKIPLFGSFDYRSAMDAVCDRIGVTEGCRLESFQNQVLRKGCENLGLKVDSVPRNSSKDHYCGSCCYGCRVGDKKGTDSTWLVDAVESGAVILTGCRADKLVLENTNNTSRNKRCLGVIATPLSKNVTKKLYIEAKATISACGSLLTPPLLIASGLRNKNIGNNLHLHPVILAWGYFPEQLSDFTGKIYEGGLITSLHNVVSQDSNSHAIIQTPALGPASFAAMFPWTSGRDMKDAMVKYARTAHLFALVRDKGAGEIKGKANVKYRLDQTDKENLRIGLRQALRILIAAGATEVGTYRSDGQRFRFHGTNKEDLEEFLDSVEAAGGPFSREKYWNIYCSAHQMSSCRMGSTEEEGAVDENGESWEAKSLFVCDGSVLPTAVGVNPMITIQSTAYCISKKLAECLK